From a region of the Odontesthes bonariensis isolate fOdoBon6 chromosome 2, fOdoBon6.hap1, whole genome shotgun sequence genome:
- the LOC142390803 gene encoding striatin-like isoform X1 codes for MDEQAGPGVFFNNNNNSVLPGGGKGPLPDGDAGEAARAQYSIPGILHFLQHEWARFEVERAQWEVERAELQAQIAFLQGERKGQENLKKDLVRRIKMLEYALKQERAKFHKLKYGTELNQGDMKPPSYDSDEANENETSGSLNNQLSWKQGRQLLRQYLQEVGYTDTILDVKSQRVRALLGLAGDGGGKTGERMRTEPLVNGTDSTTKGTGTRGKAELSDTSAVLEAFKFIENAAAEFSDEDDDEDSEGKDRTHVESRTIMRKKPASSSSPANMDTSEDSYTEEALKDFDFLSSLEEMDTSSEFRGTGDGTDWGPNRSKLQNMLANLRDAEDLSHMQPPSTPQSRPNVARFSEQEGNRTDEVEALTFPPTSGKAFIMGSDEAMESELGLGELAGLTVANEADSLAYDIGNNKDAMRKTWNPKFTLRSHFDGIRALTFHPVEPVLITASEDHTLKMWNLQKTAPAKKSTSLDVEPIYTFRAHRGAVLSVVMSSTGDQCFSGGVDGTIQCWNTPNPNIDPYDSYDPSVLRGALSGHTDSVWGLVYSSAHQRLLSCSADGTVRLWDANTTSPALAVFNENKKLGIPSSVDLVCSEPAHLVTSFTNGQIGLFNMETSQLVLNLESNLEPGTPCQINKVLSHPTLPITITAQEDRHIKFFDNTSGKLIHSMVAHLDAVTSLAVDPNGLYLMSGSHDCSIRLWNLESKTCIQEFTAHRKKFEESIHDVAFHPSKCYIASAGADALAKVFV; via the exons gCTCAGATTGCCTTCCTGCAGGGGGAGAGGAAAGGCCAGGAGAACCTTAAGAAGGACCTTGTCAGGAGGATCAAAATGCTGGAGTATGCACTGAAGCAAGAGAG aGCAAAGTTCCACAAGTTGAAATATGGGACGGAGTTAAATCAAGGTGACATGAAGCCTCCGAGCTACGACTCTG ATGAGGCCAATGAGAACGAGACCTCTGGATCGCTTAACAATCAGCTGTCCTGGAAACAAGGCCGGCAACTCCTCAGACA GTACTTGCAGGAGGTGGGCTACACAGACACCATCTTAGATGTAAAGTcccaaagagtccgagctctgctagGACTTGCTGGTGATGGCGGTGGGAAGACGGGTGAACGGATGAGAACTGAGCCTTTGGTCAATGGGACTGACTCAACAACAAAGGGCACGGGAACCAGGGG GAAAGCTGAGCTCTCTGACACTAGCGCTGTTCTGGAGGCCTTCAAATTCATTGAGAATGCAGCAGCTGAGTTcagtgatgaagatgatgacgaGGACAGCGAGGGGAAAGACAGAACTCATGTAGAGTCCAGGACT ATCATGAGAAAGAAGCCCGCATCGTCATCATCGCCAGCTAATATGGACACCAGTGAGGACTCTTACACAGAGGAAGCTCTTAAGGACTTTGACTTCCTGTCCAGCCTCGAAGAGATGGACACCTCATCAGAGTTTCGAGGCACCGGGGACGGCACAGACTGGG GGCCGAACCGGTCCAAGCTGCAGAACATGCTGGCTAACCTGAGGGATGCAGAGGACTTGTCTCACATGCAGCCTCCATCCACCCCCCAGTCCCGGCCCAACGTGGCCCGCTTCAGTGAACAAGAGGGAAACCGAACAGATGAAG TTGAAGCGCTTACTTTCCCACCCACCTCAGGGAAGGCGTTCATTATGGGCTCAGATGAGGCCATGGAGAGCGAGCTGGGCCTGGGGGAGCTGGCCGGGCTCACTGTGGCCAACGAGGCCGACAGTCTGGCATACGAC ATTGGCAACAATAAGGATGCCATGAGAAAAACATGGAACCCCAAGTTCACTCTGCGGAGTCATTTCGATGGGATTCGCGCTCTGACCTTCCACCCCGTGGAGCCAGTACTCATCACTGCCTCAGAGGACCACACGCTTAAGATGTGGAACCTGCAAAAGACCGCTCCTGCCAAAAA GAGTACATCTTTAGATGTGGAACCCATCTACACTTTCAGGGCTCACAG GGGAGCTGTACTGAGTGTGGTGATGAGCAGTACAGGGGATCAGTGTTTCAGCGGAGGGGTTGACGGGACCATCCAATGCTGGAACACCCCGAACCCCAACATCGACCCCTACGACTCCTACG ACCCGTCCGTGCTGCGTGGAGCGCTCAGTGGACACACTGACTCAGTGTGGGGTTTGGTGTACAGCAGCGCCCACCAGCgcctcctctcctgctctgcAGATGGGACTGTGAGACTGTGGGATGCCAACACCACCTCCCCCGCCCTGGCTGTGTTCAACGAAAACAAAA AGCTGGGAATTCCCTCCTCAGTAGATCTGGTGTGCAGTGAACCAGCTCATCTGGTCACATCCTTCACAAATGGGCAGATTGGCCTTTTCAACATGGAGACCAGTCAACTGGTCCTCAATCTGGAATCCAATTTGGAGCCAG GCACTCCGTGTCAGATCAACAAGGTCCTCAGCCACCCCACTCTTCCCATCACCATCACTGCACAGGAGGACCGACACATCAAGTTCTTTGACAACACCAGTGGGAAGCTCATTCACTCCATGGTGGCCCACCTGGATGCTGTCACCAGCTTAGCTGTGGACCCGAATGGACTTTACCTCATGTCAGGCA GTCACGACTGCTCTATCCGTCTGTGGAACCTGGAGAGTAAAACCTGCATCCAGGAATTCACAGCTCACAGAAAGAAGTTTGAGGAATCAATCCATGATGTGGCATTTCATCCATCTAAATGTTACATCGCCAGCGCCGGAGCAGATGCTCTGGCAAAGGTGTTTGTATGA
- the LOC142390803 gene encoding striatin-like isoform X2: MDEQAGPGVFFNNNNNSVLPGGGKGPLPDGDAGEAARAQYSIPGILHFLQHEWARFEVERAQWEVERAELQAQIAFLQGERKGQENLKKDLVRRIKMLEYALKQERAKFHKLKYGTELNQGDMKPPSYDSDEANENETSGSLNNQLSWKQGRQLLRQYLQEVGYTDTILDVKSQRVRALLGLAGDGGGKTGERMRTEPLVNGTDSTTKGTGTRGKAELSDTSAVLEAFKFIENAAAEFSDEDDDEDSEGKDRTHVESRTIMRKKPASSSSPANMDTSEDSYTEEALKDFDFLSSLEEMDTSSEFRGTGDGTDWEKDEQGPISEAWDVDPGLITKLKEQYKKERKGKKGVKRPNRSKLQNMLANLRDAEDLSHMQPPSTPQSRPNVARFSEQEGNRTDEVEALTFPPTSGKAFIMGSDEAMESELGLGELAGLTVANEADSLAYDIGNNKDAMRKTWNPKFTLRSHFDGIRALTFHPVEPVLITASEDHTLKMWNLQKTAPAKKSTSLDVEPIYTFRAHRGAVLSVVMSSTGDQCFSGGVDGTIQCWNTPNPNIDPYDSYDPSVLRGALSGHTDSVWGLVYSSAHQRLLSCSADGTVRLWDANTTSPALAVFNENKKLGIPSSVDLVCSEPAHLVTSFTNGQIGLFNMETSQLVLNLESNLEPGTPCQINKVLSHPTLPITITAQEDRHIKFFDNTSGKLIHSMVAHLDAVTSLAVDPNGLYLMSGSHDCSIRLWNLESKTCIQEFTAHRKKFEESIHDVAFHPSKCYIASAGADALAKVFV, encoded by the exons gCTCAGATTGCCTTCCTGCAGGGGGAGAGGAAAGGCCAGGAGAACCTTAAGAAGGACCTTGTCAGGAGGATCAAAATGCTGGAGTATGCACTGAAGCAAGAGAG aGCAAAGTTCCACAAGTTGAAATATGGGACGGAGTTAAATCAAGGTGACATGAAGCCTCCGAGCTACGACTCTG ATGAGGCCAATGAGAACGAGACCTCTGGATCGCTTAACAATCAGCTGTCCTGGAAACAAGGCCGGCAACTCCTCAGACA GTACTTGCAGGAGGTGGGCTACACAGACACCATCTTAGATGTAAAGTcccaaagagtccgagctctgctagGACTTGCTGGTGATGGCGGTGGGAAGACGGGTGAACGGATGAGAACTGAGCCTTTGGTCAATGGGACTGACTCAACAACAAAGGGCACGGGAACCAGGGG GAAAGCTGAGCTCTCTGACACTAGCGCTGTTCTGGAGGCCTTCAAATTCATTGAGAATGCAGCAGCTGAGTTcagtgatgaagatgatgacgaGGACAGCGAGGGGAAAGACAGAACTCATGTAGAGTCCAGGACT ATCATGAGAAAGAAGCCCGCATCGTCATCATCGCCAGCTAATATGGACACCAGTGAGGACTCTTACACAGAGGAAGCTCTTAAGGACTTTGACTTCCTGTCCAGCCTCGAAGAGATGGACACCTCATCAGAGTTTCGAGGCACCGGGGACGGCACAGACTGGG AGAAGGACGAGCAAGGTCCCATTTCTGAGGCCTGGGACGTGGACCCGGGCCTGATAACCAAACTCAAGGAGCAGTACAAAAAGGAGCGCAAGGGGAAAAAGGGGGTGAAGA GGCCGAACCGGTCCAAGCTGCAGAACATGCTGGCTAACCTGAGGGATGCAGAGGACTTGTCTCACATGCAGCCTCCATCCACCCCCCAGTCCCGGCCCAACGTGGCCCGCTTCAGTGAACAAGAGGGAAACCGAACAGATGAAG TTGAAGCGCTTACTTTCCCACCCACCTCAGGGAAGGCGTTCATTATGGGCTCAGATGAGGCCATGGAGAGCGAGCTGGGCCTGGGGGAGCTGGCCGGGCTCACTGTGGCCAACGAGGCCGACAGTCTGGCATACGAC ATTGGCAACAATAAGGATGCCATGAGAAAAACATGGAACCCCAAGTTCACTCTGCGGAGTCATTTCGATGGGATTCGCGCTCTGACCTTCCACCCCGTGGAGCCAGTACTCATCACTGCCTCAGAGGACCACACGCTTAAGATGTGGAACCTGCAAAAGACCGCTCCTGCCAAAAA GAGTACATCTTTAGATGTGGAACCCATCTACACTTTCAGGGCTCACAG GGGAGCTGTACTGAGTGTGGTGATGAGCAGTACAGGGGATCAGTGTTTCAGCGGAGGGGTTGACGGGACCATCCAATGCTGGAACACCCCGAACCCCAACATCGACCCCTACGACTCCTACG ACCCGTCCGTGCTGCGTGGAGCGCTCAGTGGACACACTGACTCAGTGTGGGGTTTGGTGTACAGCAGCGCCCACCAGCgcctcctctcctgctctgcAGATGGGACTGTGAGACTGTGGGATGCCAACACCACCTCCCCCGCCCTGGCTGTGTTCAACGAAAACAAAA AGCTGGGAATTCCCTCCTCAGTAGATCTGGTGTGCAGTGAACCAGCTCATCTGGTCACATCCTTCACAAATGGGCAGATTGGCCTTTTCAACATGGAGACCAGTCAACTGGTCCTCAATCTGGAATCCAATTTGGAGCCAG GCACTCCGTGTCAGATCAACAAGGTCCTCAGCCACCCCACTCTTCCCATCACCATCACTGCACAGGAGGACCGACACATCAAGTTCTTTGACAACACCAGTGGGAAGCTCATTCACTCCATGGTGGCCCACCTGGATGCTGTCACCAGCTTAGCTGTGGACCCGAATGGACTTTACCTCATGTCAGGCA GTCACGACTGCTCTATCCGTCTGTGGAACCTGGAGAGTAAAACCTGCATCCAGGAATTCACAGCTCACAGAAAGAAGTTTGAGGAATCAATCCATGATGTGGCATTTCATCCATCTAAATGTTACATCGCCAGCGCCGGAGCAGATGCTCTGGCAAAGGTGTTTGTATGA